From Pseudothermotoga thermarum DSM 5069, a single genomic window includes:
- a CDS encoding glycerophosphodiester phosphodiesterase family protein yields the protein MVIIGHRGYSKKFKENTLTAFKKAFEFSADGIELDLRTTKDGVVVVIHDDNLENFCGVSKKIKELTFQELSRYTFEGERVPTFEEVLEIFPKGKILNAELKEKEAADQAIALIKKYGLEEETVISSFDHSLIFDLIERYKNLKFGFLVGEELRNDPLGLIAKLLTGKPYSMHLPHQLADYPEIFAHICKMIKEQKVKIFIWTLNDLEKFDRIKDFIDAVITDDVESFVNHTRKV from the coding sequence ATGGTGATAATTGGCCATAGGGGATATTCGAAAAAATTCAAGGAAAACACACTTACCGCTTTCAAAAAAGCTTTTGAATTCAGTGCCGATGGAATAGAACTGGATTTGAGAACAACCAAAGATGGGGTTGTGGTAGTGATCCACGACGATAACCTTGAAAATTTCTGCGGTGTTTCAAAGAAAATCAAAGAACTAACTTTTCAAGAGTTAAGCAGATACACTTTCGAAGGAGAAAGAGTACCAACATTTGAGGAAGTTTTGGAGATATTTCCAAAAGGGAAAATACTGAACGCAGAGCTGAAGGAAAAAGAAGCCGCTGATCAAGCAATAGCTTTGATAAAAAAGTATGGTTTAGAGGAAGAAACGGTGATATCTTCTTTTGACCACAGCTTGATTTTTGATTTGATTGAAAGGTACAAAAATCTGAAGTTTGGTTTTCTGGTGGGCGAAGAGCTGAGAAACGATCCTTTAGGTTTGATCGCAAAACTTCTTACAGGAAAACCTTATTCGATGCATTTGCCGCATCAACTAGCAGATTATCCTGAAATATTTGCCCACATTTGCAAAATGATAAAAGAACAAAAAGTCAAAATCTTCATCTGGACACTCAACGATCTTGAAAAATTCGACAGAATAAAGGATTTCATAGATGCAGTTATCACCGATGATGTTGAAAGTTTTGTAAATCACACAAGAAAGGTGTAG
- a CDS encoding MBL fold metallo-hydrolase yields MKPIKIKDNLFLVQTGPIGTNTYFFNTNPVVVIDPGYGISNFVEEECVVLLTHTHFDHIYGLKELKVQKVFVSKEDSQALKDPEKNLSVLFSTRFTYNGAFEILQEKLEIAEISFQVIKTPGHTPGSVVYKVNDLWFTGDTIFFDSIGRTDLPGSDGKTMLETLKRLVKIFRSAREEELILPGHMEWGTIKEVLSNNPFLKEVL; encoded by the coding sequence ATGAAACCAATAAAAATAAAGGATAACTTGTTTTTGGTTCAAACCGGTCCGATCGGCACAAATACTTACTTTTTCAACACAAATCCCGTTGTGGTGATAGATCCAGGGTATGGAATAAGTAATTTTGTCGAAGAAGAATGCGTAGTATTGCTGACACACACCCATTTTGACCACATATATGGTTTGAAGGAGCTAAAGGTGCAAAAAGTTTTCGTTTCGAAAGAAGACTCGCAAGCTTTGAAAGATCCGGAAAAAAACCTTTCAGTTTTATTCTCAACAAGATTCACTTACAATGGTGCTTTTGAAATATTACAAGAAAAATTAGAAATCGCTGAAATCTCTTTTCAGGTTATCAAAACTCCAGGTCACACTCCAGGATCTGTTGTCTACAAAGTCAACGACCTATGGTTTACCGGAGACACAATATTTTTCGACAGCATAGGAAGAACTGATTTACCTGGCTCAGATGGAAAAACTATGTTGGAAACGTTGAAACGTTTGGTCAAAATTTTTCGTTCAGCAAGAGAAGAAGAATTGATACTACCTGGTCACATGGAATGGGGAACGATAAAAGAAGTTTTATCAAACAATCCTTTTCTCAAGGAGGTGTTGTGA
- a CDS encoding NAD+ synthase encodes MKITVGQINAVLGDLEANFQKITKIIAEAKEEIVVFPLYSTTGFPPKDLLKYDSLWKQLQKNLQAVVQQTSDSDCLVILGTPFVVEEKRQVGCLAIKRGKILGFCGKANLEKYPFFDENIYFTKGTPFLTIDYENEKLFVCVDTDKLEEGPTKSLMINPCVRIYHADCGFEALSFLKKVAAKCNSTVVQVNLAGAQDGLVFDGQSFAVKFDQTYEKAPQFEETIFVVDTDEKFSNNSFSSFEEQIFNALKVGVRDYARKNGFLQAAVGLSGGIDSSLVAVIAVEALGKENVFGILMPSQFTSKESIEDALTLAENLGIKIFTVPIKPIFETFVESLREIVKDDRLTVAEENLQSRIRGTILMTLSNRFGWMILATGNKSEASVGYCTLYGDTVGALEVIGDLYKTDVYKVARWYNENVKKVIPERVFIKPPTAELRPGQYDQEKLPPYDVLDSILRLYIEEGKSKDQIVELGFDEKTVEEVYNMLRTSEYKRKQLPPVIKLSKVTLGYELNLPMSNFFRKL; translated from the coding sequence GTGAAGATCACCGTTGGCCAAATCAATGCCGTTTTGGGGGATTTGGAAGCAAACTTTCAAAAAATAACAAAAATCATAGCTGAAGCAAAGGAAGAAATTGTGGTTTTTCCACTTTACAGCACCACTGGTTTTCCACCAAAGGATTTGCTTAAATACGACAGTTTATGGAAACAGCTTCAGAAAAATTTACAAGCGGTGGTTCAACAAACTTCTGACAGTGATTGTTTGGTAATCCTTGGTACACCCTTTGTCGTTGAAGAAAAACGTCAAGTCGGATGCTTAGCGATAAAAAGAGGAAAAATCTTGGGATTCTGCGGTAAAGCAAATCTTGAAAAATATCCTTTTTTCGACGAAAACATTTATTTCACTAAAGGAACGCCTTTCCTTACAATAGACTATGAAAATGAAAAGCTTTTTGTTTGCGTCGATACAGATAAGTTAGAAGAAGGTCCAACCAAAAGTTTGATGATAAATCCCTGCGTGCGGATTTACCACGCTGATTGTGGTTTTGAGGCACTCTCTTTCCTTAAAAAAGTTGCAGCTAAGTGCAACTCAACGGTTGTTCAAGTCAACCTTGCCGGAGCACAGGACGGTTTAGTATTTGACGGACAAAGCTTTGCTGTCAAGTTTGATCAAACTTATGAAAAAGCACCACAATTTGAAGAAACCATTTTTGTTGTCGATACCGATGAAAAATTTTCCAACAACTCTTTCTCATCTTTTGAAGAACAAATTTTCAACGCGTTAAAGGTTGGTGTAAGAGACTACGCTAGAAAGAACGGCTTTTTGCAAGCAGCAGTTGGACTGAGCGGAGGGATCGACTCTTCGCTTGTTGCAGTAATAGCCGTTGAAGCTTTGGGAAAGGAAAACGTCTTTGGAATCTTGATGCCATCACAATTCACATCCAAAGAAAGCATAGAAGATGCTTTAACTTTGGCTGAAAACCTTGGTATAAAAATTTTCACAGTTCCAATAAAACCTATTTTTGAAACCTTCGTTGAAAGCTTGAGAGAAATAGTGAAGGATGACAGATTAACCGTTGCCGAAGAAAATTTGCAATCGAGGATCAGGGGAACCATACTCATGACGCTGTCAAACAGGTTTGGTTGGATGATACTTGCAACCGGTAACAAAAGCGAAGCTTCTGTTGGTTATTGTACACTTTACGGTGATACCGTTGGCGCGTTGGAAGTCATCGGAGATCTTTACAAAACCGATGTGTACAAAGTCGCAAGGTGGTACAACGAAAATGTAAAAAAGGTCATACCAGAAAGAGTTTTTATAAAACCACCGACAGCCGAGTTAAGGCCTGGACAGTACGATCAGGAAAAACTTCCTCCTTACGATGTACTAGACTCAATACTTCGACTATACATAGAAGAAGGAAAAAGTAAGGACCAAATAGTTGAACTGGGGTTCGATGAAAAAACAGTCGAAGAAGTCTACAATATGCTGAGAACAAGCGAATACAAAAGAAAGCAACTTCCACCGGTGATAAAATTGAGTAAGGTCACCTTGGGCTATGAGTTAAACCTTCCAATGAGTAACTTTTTCAGAAAACTTTAG
- the murB gene encoding UDP-N-acetylmuramate dehydrogenase, with the protein MKLCKFTFNEPLSLHTSMKVGGPAKIFARPQSIDSLICCYKQLPHSKILGKGTNVIAPDEGVEAVITTLDLKRIYLLEDGKVVCEAGTLLNSLCKFACQYGLSGLEFAYGIPGTVGGAVYMNAGAFGGEIGQLVDFVEVFDGEKVLTLQRDELEFSYRKSIFQKTNWLILKVGFRLKFDDPKQIAKRMGEIYKKRLQTQPLDLPSAGSVFKRPKPDFYVGKAVESLGLKGLRIGGAEISKKHAGFIVNVGNASANDVKALINFIRQKVKEAYNVDLEPEVEIW; encoded by the coding sequence ATGAAATTGTGCAAATTCACCTTCAACGAACCGTTGAGTTTGCACACAAGCATGAAAGTGGGGGGACCTGCAAAAATATTTGCAAGACCACAAAGCATAGATTCGTTGATTTGCTGTTATAAACAACTTCCACATTCCAAAATCCTCGGAAAAGGTACAAACGTCATCGCACCGGATGAAGGAGTTGAAGCTGTTATAACGACTTTGGATTTGAAAAGAATCTATCTGCTTGAGGATGGAAAAGTTGTGTGCGAAGCAGGGACTCTTTTAAACAGTCTTTGCAAATTCGCCTGTCAATACGGGCTTTCTGGCTTGGAATTTGCCTACGGCATACCTGGAACTGTAGGTGGAGCTGTTTACATGAACGCTGGGGCTTTTGGGGGAGAAATAGGGCAATTGGTTGATTTTGTTGAAGTTTTCGATGGTGAAAAAGTATTAACTTTGCAAAGAGATGAGCTTGAATTTTCTTACAGAAAAAGTATCTTTCAGAAAACAAACTGGCTAATTTTAAAGGTGGGATTTCGCTTAAAATTCGATGATCCAAAGCAAATAGCCAAACGAATGGGTGAAATCTACAAAAAGCGTTTGCAAACACAACCTTTGGATTTACCAAGCGCAGGAAGCGTTTTCAAAAGACCAAAGCCAGACTTTTACGTCGGAAAAGCCGTGGAAAGTCTTGGTTTGAAAGGACTAAGGATAGGTGGGGCTGAGATTTCAAAAAAACACGCTGGGTTCATCGTCAACGTTGGAAATGCTTCCGCGAACGATGTAAAAGCTTTGATAAACTTCATACGCCAAAAAGTTAAAGAAGCTTACAACGTGGATTTGGAGCCAGAGGTGGAAATATGGTGA
- a CDS encoding tetratricopeptide repeat protein, with protein MKNRERFFLVLLTIFASMFLISFYICKEQYAQINRMKRIIKAYELFAMGKYPEFSNYVEQNRLNELLYLKKDLQKRLFLDYYANAVYHFNLGNYAEAADLFKKALEQIESNDPKSSEILYLLCVSLTNANRLGEARLVLEQSIENMPNTPFKKKVMELLAEIYKKQGDHDKADKILKGGAK; from the coding sequence GTGAAAAACAGAGAAAGGTTTTTTCTGGTATTGTTAACGATTTTTGCTTCGATGTTTTTGATATCCTTTTACATCTGCAAAGAACAGTATGCTCAAATTAATAGGATGAAGAGGATCATAAAAGCGTATGAACTTTTTGCCATGGGAAAGTACCCCGAATTTTCAAATTACGTCGAGCAAAACCGATTGAACGAACTTTTGTACTTGAAAAAAGATCTTCAAAAAAGGTTATTTCTCGATTATTACGCAAACGCCGTTTATCATTTCAACTTAGGAAACTACGCTGAAGCTGCCGATTTGTTCAAAAAAGCTTTGGAGCAAATTGAGAGCAACGATCCAAAATCTTCAGAAATTCTTTATTTGCTGTGCGTTTCCTTGACCAACGCCAATCGCTTGGGCGAAGCACGTCTTGTGTTAGAACAATCAATAGAAAATATGCCAAATACACCTTTCAAGAAAAAGGTTATGGAATTGCTTGCAGAAATTTACAAAAAACAGGGAGATCACGACAAAGCTGATAAAATCTTGAAAGGGGGAGCAAAATGA
- a CDS encoding phosphoglucosamine mutase, whose protein sequence is MSRLFGTDGIRGIFNQDLTEELAYKVGKVLGQKYSGQKFLIVRDTRESGEPLQKALVSGLMESDLTILLAGVLPTPAAALLTKKLECLAVVISASHNPYQYNGIKILKLGYKLPDEEEDEIQKIIENLDLRASRHLKGKILEFPEAEEIYVQAIKKMYENIDFRGLKIAVDAANGSAYKTTPRVLRELGLKVDVYANNPDGRNINDGCGSLHPSFLARYVYDYDLGILHDGDADRCILLTPGGKEINGDKIMGITAVRMKQEGRLSNDTVVGTIMSNVGLESFLTERGIKFLRTKVGDKYVLEKMLEVGANLGGERSGHIIFLDRSTTGDGLITALEFLSTMVKLGKNANELEQLVLDFPQVMINVEVEDKSVAESEELSKEVALLRKPGYRIVIRPSGTEKVIRIMVEGPDEKWISATANHLAELVKSLDSRRG, encoded by the coding sequence ATGAGCCGACTTTTTGGTACGGATGGAATAAGGGGAATATTTAACCAAGATTTAACCGAAGAATTAGCCTACAAAGTTGGTAAAGTGCTTGGACAAAAATATTCTGGACAAAAGTTTTTGATCGTCAGGGACACCAGAGAATCGGGTGAGCCGCTCCAAAAAGCTTTGGTTTCTGGATTGATGGAAAGTGATTTGACAATTCTGCTTGCAGGAGTTCTTCCAACTCCTGCAGCTGCCTTGCTCACGAAAAAGCTGGAATGTTTAGCAGTGGTTATATCAGCTTCACACAATCCTTATCAATACAATGGCATAAAGATACTAAAGCTTGGTTACAAACTTCCAGATGAGGAAGAAGACGAAATACAAAAAATAATTGAAAACTTGGACTTGCGGGCTAGCCGACATTTGAAGGGAAAGATTTTGGAATTTCCAGAAGCTGAGGAAATTTACGTTCAAGCAATTAAAAAAATGTACGAAAATATCGATTTTCGCGGTTTAAAAATAGCCGTCGATGCGGCAAATGGTTCGGCTTACAAAACCACCCCTAGGGTTCTTCGCGAACTTGGTTTAAAAGTTGATGTGTATGCGAACAATCCAGATGGTCGAAACATAAACGATGGTTGTGGATCTTTGCACCCATCCTTTTTGGCTAGGTACGTTTACGATTATGACCTTGGCATTCTTCACGATGGCGATGCCGACAGGTGCATACTGTTAACACCAGGGGGTAAAGAAATAAACGGCGATAAAATAATGGGAATAACCGCAGTGAGGATGAAACAAGAAGGACGTCTATCCAACGATACAGTTGTTGGAACGATAATGAGCAACGTTGGACTTGAAAGTTTTTTGACAGAACGCGGAATAAAATTTTTAAGAACAAAGGTTGGTGACAAGTACGTGCTTGAGAAAATGCTTGAAGTTGGAGCAAACCTCGGTGGAGAAAGATCCGGTCATATAATCTTTCTAGACCGTTCAACTACCGGCGATGGCTTGATAACTGCCCTTGAATTTCTTTCGACAATGGTCAAACTTGGAAAAAATGCAAACGAGTTGGAACAACTTGTCCTAGATTTCCCTCAGGTTATGATAAACGTTGAAGTTGAGGATAAATCAGTTGCAGAGAGCGAAGAACTTTCCAAAGAAGTTGCTCTGCTGAGAAAACCTGGTTACAGAATTGTGATACGACCATCTGGCACGGAGAAAGTGATAAGAATTATGGTAGAGGGACCCGATGAAAAATGGATTTCAGCTACTGCAAACCATTTGGCCGAGCTTGTCAAAAGCTTGGACTCAAGGAGGGGATAG
- a CDS encoding acyl-CoA dehydratase activase: protein MKIGLCVGSSSISAYSDSGPKIWIPHNGDPIKVVRQILENLPEDLFIAVTGRKLRKFFNAPRISETEACLRAYNYLKSKYGEHEAIVTAGGENFILYKLDKRGNIVGVYTGSKCASGTGDFFVQQLKRMGIDLSELDNFNHSDATYRLSTRCTVFCKSDCTHALNRGIPKEAVLNGLGKVMADKILQLAHVAKVKKILMVGGASKNKLMLKHLNGSLEITIPNESTYFEALGAYLWAKENVKTPVKKSTLIPTKLPSTFSRLEPLTDFESFVHFKQMERGVLEKDDECILGVDVGSTTTKAVLIKVKDKKIVASSYLRTLGDPIGAAKRCYEEIRKQINVPIKIVGVGITGSGRKIVGLHAQTKAIYNEIMAHAKAAAFFDKDVDTIFEIGGQDAKYTYLSDGIPYDYAMNEACSAGTGSFLEEAAKESLNIHYTEIADYALKATNPPNFSDQCAAFIGSDIKTAIQEGISREDICAGLVYSVCMNYINRVKGNRPVGKKLFVQGGTCYNKAVPYAMAALTGKEVIVPPEPGLMGAYGVALITLENIEKGVLQKQLFNLDELIARDVKYLKPFVCSGGSTKCDRKCTITVLEIDGKKIPFGGACNKYETIRIHDRDQAVDYTELREETLFQTEKPKQRKASVGISRSFVMNSYFPFFSTLFTELGFEVILPDKPEENAADYMGSEFCFPVELSHGFMLSLMKKNPDYIFVPRIRALKVKNSPTKGSVCPFVQSELDWLLADLPNLEKFKILTCRIDFTDPDEKILQELVEMFKPLGIDRSQVKQAFLKAVQKQREYEEKLKELGRRFLKETEDKVGIVIFGRSYNAFSRFANLNVTKKIASYGYPVISFDALPFEEEEGFENMYWAWGEMILKAARFVKKHPNLYPVYITNFSCGPDSFVLTYFKYIMKGKPALILELDSHSSDTGIETRLEAFFDIINLRREKGIKNDVESKKFMDVRIDKSGVFIKKNGQTIPWTDERVRLVFPTMGAFGASCLASVFEKFGIKTYVCPPMGEIEYKIGRGNSLAKECLPLQLTLGSLIRYLSERPDSELTLYFMPTTSGPCRFGQYSIFMKTWLKENNAQDVALLSLNSENAYGGLGIKFTLRAWIAILIADVYSNIKNALLTLCKDEEKRAALIAKHEKMILNALKSESIPKIFKTLKLIAKDLKSLNLSKDYQEAPKVLLTGEIYVRWDEFSRKNLEKIFAEEGVILQISPVHEWIYYTDYIFLKKLTSKNSTWLQRLKKLVEVWVKKFFEWRVKSIFASAGISDTRMVDVKHLVEAASKYLNPSLTGEAILTIGATITEVGEYYDGVILIGPFACMPSRIAEAIIKKALEEKGKLENKPLPFIAIEVDGNPFSPSVEARIDSLVSQVKSIKKEW, encoded by the coding sequence ATGAAAATAGGGCTGTGCGTCGGATCAAGTAGCATATCCGCTTATTCGGATTCTGGACCAAAAATCTGGATTCCCCACAACGGTGATCCCATAAAAGTTGTAAGACAAATATTGGAAAATTTGCCCGAAGACTTGTTCATCGCTGTGACTGGAAGAAAATTGAGAAAATTTTTCAACGCCCCGAGGATATCCGAAACAGAAGCTTGCTTGAGGGCTTACAACTATTTGAAATCAAAGTACGGAGAGCATGAGGCAATAGTGACCGCAGGTGGAGAGAATTTCATACTGTACAAACTCGACAAACGCGGAAACATCGTTGGAGTTTACACTGGCAGCAAATGCGCCTCTGGCACGGGAGATTTTTTTGTCCAACAACTCAAGAGAATGGGTATAGATCTTTCAGAACTTGATAACTTTAACCACTCCGACGCTACTTACAGACTGTCAACTCGTTGCACAGTTTTTTGCAAAAGCGATTGCACGCATGCTTTGAACAGGGGAATACCAAAGGAAGCCGTTTTGAACGGTCTTGGTAAAGTAATGGCTGACAAGATTTTACAACTTGCACACGTTGCTAAAGTGAAGAAAATTTTGATGGTTGGTGGTGCCTCCAAAAACAAGTTGATGTTAAAACATCTCAACGGCTCACTTGAAATCACCATTCCAAACGAATCAACTTACTTTGAAGCATTGGGAGCTTACCTGTGGGCTAAGGAAAACGTCAAAACACCTGTGAAAAAATCCACCTTGATTCCAACAAAATTGCCTTCCACTTTTAGCAGACTAGAACCCTTGACGGATTTTGAATCTTTCGTTCACTTCAAGCAAATGGAACGCGGGGTGCTTGAAAAGGACGACGAATGCATACTCGGTGTGGACGTTGGTTCTACAACGACAAAAGCTGTTCTTATAAAGGTTAAGGACAAAAAGATCGTCGCCAGCAGCTACCTTAGAACCCTTGGTGATCCAATTGGAGCGGCGAAAAGGTGCTATGAAGAAATAAGAAAGCAAATCAACGTTCCCATAAAAATCGTCGGCGTTGGTATTACAGGATCTGGTAGAAAAATTGTTGGCTTGCATGCACAAACGAAAGCCATATACAACGAGATAATGGCACACGCAAAGGCAGCGGCCTTCTTTGACAAAGACGTCGATACGATATTTGAAATAGGCGGTCAAGATGCAAAATACACCTATTTAAGCGATGGCATTCCATATGATTACGCCATGAACGAGGCTTGTTCAGCTGGAACTGGCTCGTTTTTGGAAGAAGCAGCAAAAGAATCGCTCAACATACACTACACCGAAATAGCCGATTATGCGTTGAAAGCCACAAATCCACCCAATTTTAGCGATCAATGTGCAGCGTTCATAGGCAGTGACATAAAAACAGCCATTCAAGAAGGCATAAGCCGTGAAGACATATGCGCCGGATTGGTTTACTCGGTGTGCATGAATTACATCAACAGGGTCAAGGGCAACAGACCTGTTGGTAAAAAACTGTTCGTTCAAGGTGGAACGTGTTACAACAAAGCGGTACCGTACGCCATGGCAGCTTTAACCGGAAAAGAGGTGATAGTTCCACCAGAACCTGGGCTCATGGGTGCTTATGGGGTGGCACTAATAACTTTGGAAAATATCGAAAAAGGTGTTTTGCAAAAGCAGCTTTTCAACCTTGACGAACTTATAGCTAGAGATGTGAAGTATCTTAAACCATTTGTTTGCAGTGGGGGAAGCACAAAGTGCGATAGAAAGTGCACAATAACAGTGCTTGAAATAGACGGAAAAAAGATACCATTCGGTGGGGCATGCAACAAGTACGAAACTATAAGAATACACGACCGCGATCAGGCAGTTGATTACACAGAACTTAGAGAGGAAACGCTGTTTCAAACCGAAAAACCAAAACAAAGAAAAGCTTCCGTTGGCATTAGTCGCTCGTTCGTCATGAACAGTTATTTCCCATTCTTCTCCACTTTGTTCACGGAACTTGGCTTCGAAGTGATTTTACCGGATAAACCAGAGGAAAACGCAGCAGACTACATGGGGTCAGAATTTTGTTTTCCCGTTGAATTGTCACATGGCTTTATGCTTTCTTTGATGAAGAAAAATCCCGATTACATATTTGTACCAAGGATCCGTGCTTTGAAAGTGAAAAATTCTCCAACGAAAGGTTCTGTATGTCCGTTTGTGCAAAGTGAACTTGACTGGCTTTTAGCCGATTTACCAAACCTTGAGAAATTCAAAATTTTAACCTGCAGAATTGACTTCACCGATCCAGATGAAAAAATCCTACAAGAATTGGTTGAGATGTTCAAACCACTTGGAATAGACAGATCACAGGTTAAACAGGCGTTTTTAAAAGCCGTTCAAAAACAACGCGAGTATGAGGAAAAGTTAAAAGAACTTGGGAGAAGATTTTTAAAAGAAACGGAAGACAAAGTTGGGATAGTAATCTTTGGAAGGTCTTACAACGCTTTTTCAAGGTTTGCAAATTTGAACGTTACAAAGAAGATTGCAAGCTACGGTTATCCAGTGATAAGCTTTGACGCTTTGCCTTTCGAGGAAGAAGAAGGTTTTGAAAACATGTACTGGGCATGGGGCGAGATGATACTAAAAGCCGCAAGGTTTGTCAAAAAACATCCAAACCTGTATCCGGTTTACATAACCAACTTCAGCTGCGGTCCGGATTCTTTCGTGCTCACTTACTTCAAATACATCATGAAAGGAAAACCGGCTTTGATACTCGAACTTGACAGTCACAGTTCAGACACAGGTATTGAAACCAGGCTCGAAGCGTTTTTCGACATCATCAACCTGCGCAGGGAAAAAGGCATCAAAAATGATGTTGAATCCAAGAAATTCATGGATGTGCGGATTGACAAATCCGGCGTTTTCATCAAGAAAAACGGTCAAACGATACCGTGGACTGACGAAAGGGTCAGGTTGGTCTTTCCAACAATGGGAGCCTTTGGAGCGTCATGTTTGGCTTCAGTTTTCGAAAAATTCGGCATAAAGACGTATGTTTGTCCACCGATGGGTGAGATTGAATACAAAATAGGAAGGGGGAATTCACTTGCAAAAGAATGTCTGCCGCTACAACTCACTCTGGGAAGTTTGATAAGGTATCTTTCAGAACGTCCAGATTCTGAGTTAACACTGTACTTCATGCCAACGACAAGTGGCCCATGCAGATTTGGCCAATACAGTATCTTTATGAAAACTTGGCTTAAAGAGAACAACGCACAAGATGTTGCTTTGCTCTCTTTAAATTCTGAAAACGCCTACGGCGGTTTGGGGATAAAGTTCACCTTGAGAGCCTGGATAGCCATACTGATAGCCGACGTTTATTCGAACATAAAGAACGCTCTGCTAACACTTTGCAAAGACGAAGAAAAAAGAGCAGCTTTGATAGCCAAGCACGAGAAAATGATACTGAACGCCTTGAAAAGCGAAAGTATTCCTAAGATATTCAAAACCTTGAAGTTGATCGCAAAAGATCTCAAGAGTTTGAATCTGTCAAAAGACTACCAAGAAGCACCAAAGGTTTTGCTCACCGGTGAAATCTATGTAAGGTGGGACGAGTTCAGCCGGAAAAACCTTGAAAAGATTTTCGCCGAGGAAGGCGTGATTCTCCAAATTTCTCCAGTGCATGAGTGGATTTATTACACCGATTACATATTCTTGAAAAAACTCACAAGCAAAAACTCTACCTGGCTTCAAAGGCTCAAAAAACTTGTCGAAGTCTGGGTGAAAAAGTTCTTCGAATGGCGCGTCAAGTCAATCTTTGCATCCGCAGGTATATCCGATACCAGGATGGTGGATGTAAAACACCTGGTTGAGGCTGCATCCAAATACCTCAATCCAAGCTTGACTGGAGAAGCAATCTTAACAATCGGTGCAACCATCACCGAAGTAGGAGAATATTACGATGGAGTCATATTGATAGGACCATTTGCGTGTATGCCAAGCAGAATCGCCGAAGCCATAATAAAGAAAGCTTTGGAAGAAAAAGGTAAGTTGGAAAATAAACCACTACCGTTCATCGCCATAGAAGTCGATGGCAATCCATTTTCACCTTCTGTTGAGGCTAGAATAGATTCACTCGTTTCACAGGTTAAAAGTATAAAAAAGGAATGGTGA
- a CDS encoding IMPACT family protein, which translates to MVNNGQTFVLSILEPVEGKFTEKKSTFYSYLLRCDSQKQAIEKVREIRKQYPDATHVCWAFRIVEDDLQESWSDAGEPKGSAGLQILNVLKSRNLANVLCVVVRYFGGVKLGIPGLIQAYKTATVIVIEKAKIVKLQRMLHYQIECYYEELSGYLEKLRKFSCIVKNIEYTEKAKIDFLASSPLNDVLQKVTLKAKEWVVV; encoded by the coding sequence ATGGTGAACAACGGTCAAACCTTTGTCCTATCCATCTTAGAACCCGTCGAGGGTAAATTCACCGAAAAGAAATCAACCTTCTATTCTTATCTTTTAAGGTGTGATTCCCAGAAGCAAGCCATTGAAAAGGTAAGAGAAATTCGAAAACAATATCCGGATGCAACACACGTTTGCTGGGCTTTTCGAATTGTTGAAGACGATTTACAAGAAAGCTGGTCAGACGCAGGGGAACCTAAAGGCAGCGCAGGTTTGCAAATTTTGAACGTTTTGAAATCGCGCAATCTTGCAAATGTTTTGTGCGTGGTTGTAAGATACTTCGGTGGTGTGAAATTGGGTATACCTGGCTTGATACAAGCTTACAAAACCGCTACGGTGATCGTCATAGAAAAAGCCAAAATTGTGAAGCTACAAAGAATGCTTCACTACCAAATTGAGTGCTATTATGAGGAACTTTCTGGGTATCTGGAAAAGCTGAGAAAATTTTCGTGTATTGTCAAAAACATAGAGTACACAGAAAAGGCCAAGATAGATTTTCTAGCTTCATCACCTCTAAACGATGTGCTGCAAAAAGTAACTTTGAAAGCAAAAGAATGGGTGGTCGTGTGA
- a CDS encoding DUF3242 domain-containing protein translates to MKKLIIIVAVFASLLSGCMIRPVHVPPDAFSASSALRIVQNHYRLVLIEEIDGYEDVQMKGMVALYIKDNKQFLLYAFKFQGESPRKYWSKIVKNFGIWSSRTYLDFPTSGLYSTRKSGKEIVVWWKNRWLFIAEGREDTETFASQVMDVYSRIGGRFGW, encoded by the coding sequence ATGAAAAAGTTGATCATAATTGTCGCGGTTTTTGCTTCTTTACTTTCTGGATGCATGATAAGACCTGTTCATGTGCCACCGGATGCTTTTTCCGCATCATCGGCACTTAGGATAGTTCAAAACCACTATCGCTTGGTTCTAATAGAAGAAATCGACGGGTATGAAGATGTGCAGATGAAAGGAATGGTGGCTCTGTACATCAAGGACAACAAACAATTTTTACTTTACGCCTTCAAGTTCCAAGGAGAATCTCCCAGAAAGTATTGGAGTAAAATTGTCAAAAACTTTGGTATTTGGAGTTCTAGAACCTATCTTGATTTTCCAACCAGTGGTTTGTACAGCACAAGAAAATCGGGGAAGGAAATCGTGGTGTGGTGGAAAAACCGTTGGCTGTTCATAGCTGAGGGAAGGGAAGATACCGAGACCTTTGCCTCACAAGTTATGGATGTTTACTCGAGAATAGGAGGTAGGTTTGGATGGTGA